From a single Sorghum bicolor cultivar BTx623 chromosome 5, Sorghum_bicolor_NCBIv3, whole genome shotgun sequence genomic region:
- the LOC110435933 gene encoding uncharacterized protein LOC110435933: MPPRGRGRGRGVPLNPPATIEQLLAVQTQLMEALVNNQQNHPIGGAPPRDKRGEFLKGHPPVFTHTTDPLEADDWLRAVEKQLNIAQCDDRQKVLFASGQLQGEAQTWWESFEYGRPPNAPAITWLEFKVNFRSYHIPEGLIELKAEEFRSLKQGSMTDPEYRDKFAQLSRYAPNEVANDADKKRLFLKELYDGLQLQLMSNEYPNYQTLVNLAIVVDNKRKEMDAKRKRMHGQASGSNTRPRTNQQQGSQQRYHGHLHSGIMVSTPAQPVPAAAAEPAESAAGQPADITPGYA, encoded by the coding sequence ATGCCGCCAAGAGGTAGAGGACGTGGAAGGGGTGTTCCACTCAACCCACCTGCCACCATCGAACAGCTACTAGCAGTCCAGACGCAGCTTATGGAAGCCCTGGTGAATAACCAACAAAATCATCCAATCGGAGGGGCACCACCGCGTGATAAGCGGGGTGAATTTTTGAAAGGTCATCCCCCTGTGTTCACACACACGACTGATCCACTAGAGGCAGATGACTGGCTTCGTGCAGTGGAGAAGCAACTCAACATAGCACAGTGTGATGATAGGCAGAAGGTGTTGTTCGCAtctggacaacttcagggagaagctcagacatggtgggagtcgtttGAGTATGGACGACCTCCCAATGCACCGGCTATCACATGGCTGGAGTTCAAGGTGAACTTTAGGTCCTACCACATACCAGAAGGGTTAATAGAACTGAAGGCAGAGGAGTTCCGAAGTTTGAAGCAGGGATCTATGACAGATCCAGAGTACCGGGACAAGTTTGCTCAGTTGTCGCGCTATGCTCCCAATGAGGTGGCTAATGATGCTGATAAAAAGCGCCTCTTTCTGAAGGAATTGTATGATGGGCTCCAACTCCAACTGATGTCTAATGAATACCCCAACTATCAGACGCTTGTGAACCTGGCTATCGTAGTGGATAACAAGCGTAAGGAGATGGATGCTAAAAGGAAGAGGATGCACGGACAGGCCTCTGGAAGTAATACTCGTCCACGCACCAACCAGCAGCAGGGTTCTCAGCAAAGGTACCATGGCCACCTTCACAGTGGAATCATGGTCAGTACCCCAGCGCAACCAGTTCCAGCAGCGGCCGCAGAACCAGCAGAATCAGCAGCAGGGCAACCAGCAGATATCACGCCAGGGTATGCCTAG